The following coding sequences are from one Oncorhynchus masou masou isolate Uvic2021 unplaced genomic scaffold, UVic_Omas_1.1 unplaced_scaffold_4598, whole genome shotgun sequence window:
- the LOC135535203 gene encoding uncharacterized protein LOC135535203: NPVVYDSVPVNPVVYDSVPVNPVVYDSVPVNPVVYDYVPVNPVVFDSVPVNPVVYDSVPVNPVVYDSVPVNPVVYDSVPVNPVVYDSVPVNPVVYDSVPVNPVVYDSVPVNPVVYDSVPVKPVVYDSVPVNPVVYDSVPVNPMVYDSVPVNPVVYDSVPVNPVVYDSVPVNPVVYDSVPVNPVVYDSVPVYPQ; the protein is encoded by the coding sequence TGAATCCAGTGGTGTATGACTCTGTGCCAGTGAATCCCGTGGTGTATGACTCTGTGCCAGTGAATCCAGTAGTGTATGACTCTGTGCCAGTGAATCCAGTGGTGTATGACTATGTGCCAGTGAATCCAGTGGTGTTTGACTCAGTGCCTGTGAATCCAGTGGTGTACGACTCTGTGCCAGTGAATCCCGTGGTGTATGACTCTGTGCCAGTGAATCCAGTGGTGTATGACTCTGTGCCAGTGAATCCAGTGGTGTATGACTCTGTGCCAGTGAATCCAGTGGTGTATGACTCTGTGCCAGTGAATCCAGTGGTGTATGACTCTGTGCCAGTGAATCCAGTGGTGTATGACTCTGTGCCAGTGAAACCCGTGGTGTATGACTCTGTGCCAGTGAATCCAGTGGTGTATGACTCTGTGCCAGTGAATCCCATGGTGTATGACTCTGTGCCAGTGAATCCAGTGGTGTATGACTCTGTGCCAGTGAATCCAGTGGTGTATGACTCTGTGCCAGTGAATCCAGTGGTGTATGACTCTGTGCCAGTGAATCCAGTGGTGTATGACTCTGTGCCAGTCTACCCTCAATAA